The genomic stretch ATTTTGAGTcaatttttcatgattttttttttttttgctattgttTATGCGTTTTGGTGTTGGTTTGATTCGTGCTGATGTTTATGAGGTTGcaggtggatttggatcttatCTTTTGGGGCTGAACAGGAAGACCTACGAGCAAGCAGGGGTGGATACACCAGGGAATTCTCCAGGAAACTATAAAGAACCTGGGATTGGCTGGATGACTGCATTTCTTTTTACTGTTAGTTTTGTTGGACTCTTGGCCTTGGTTCCTCTAAGGAAGGTAATCCTTCTATTTGCTCTACACTGGCTCTTAATTTGCAATTGAGCAACAGAATTGATTTTGCACGACTAGTTTTCTCGATCAGGCTGAAAGGAATTGATCTTCCAATTATCACTCAATGATTGATGCTTAGTTGGTAGAATTAATCCTAATCCTTGTTTCACATTAGTGGTGGCATATTGCATATATCTTATGAAGTTTAACATAGGTTTGGGCAAGAAAGTTTGTTTAGATATATGCATCTTTTTCAACACTTTAAAGATCTTGATTATTGGTTAGATGCTCAATCAATTGTAAGTTTCAGCTATCATGCAGATCATGATCATTGATTATAAGTTGGCATATCCAAGCGGGACGGCAACTGCTGTGCTTATCAATGGTTTCCATACTCCTCGAGGAGACAAATTGGCTAAGTATATATCCATCCATCCCGGAAACTAAGATCTAGATTGACACAGCGTAATGAGCCTTGTGTTTCCTATTTCATTGACAGGAAGCAGGTCTATGGATTTGCGAAGTATTTCACAGTGAGTTTCCTGTGGAGCTTTTTCCAGTGGTTCTTCACAGGTGGAGTTGCCTGTGGATTCTCACAATTTCCGACCTTCGGTCTAAAAGCATGGGAACAGACGTATAATTAAGCTGCTATTAGTTTACTCGTTCATTTTATCATCACGATCAGTTTACACAAGATCATAAACTTTTCATCATGTTGCAGGTTTTTCTTTGATTTTAGCCTGACATATGTTGGAGCTGGCATGATTTGCTCGCACATCGTAAATCTCTCACTCCTTCTTGGAGCAGTTATGTCCTGGGGAATAATGTGGCCACTATTAAGCAGACTTAAAGGTGATTGGTATTCCGATAGCTTGCCGGCGAGTAGCATGAGAAGCTTACAAGGATACAAGGTAAATTACTGATGAAACAAGAAAATTCCTTGTGAAAAGAAAAGATTCATGAGAGACCATTTGCTCATGTACATTCTTTTACAGGTGTTCATATCGATTGCACTGATCCTTGGAGATGGTCTCTATAATTTCTTAAAAGTTTTAGCTTTCACTGTGAGAAGCATGCATTCTAGAGCAGTATGCAACAATCCTAACAAAGGTAAAATTGACTATTCTATTCACACAAGGAGCCTTGTTTTCCTACTTTCCTATTGTAGAATTCAAATATGCTGTGGTTCATCCAGTGGCAGACTTAGACCGTGACAATAAAATCCTTGATGATAAGCTGCACAATGAGTTATTCGTAAAAGAACACATACCGGTGTGGCTGGTCTACTCTGGATATGTCCTTTTCGCTGTGATTTCCATTATCTCGATACCTCTCATGTTCCCAGAGTTGAAATGGTACTATGTGGTCGTAGCTTACATTCTTGCACCAGCTCTTGGTTTCTGTAACGCTTACGGCACTGGCCTGACGGACATGAACATGGCCTACAACTATGGCAAAGTGTCGCTCTTCATACTCGCTGCATGTGCTGGGAAGGAGTCCGGTGTAGTTGCCGGCCTTATTGGCTGTGGGCTAATAAAGTCGGTCGTGTACATTTGTGCTGATCTGATGCATGATTTCAAGACTGGGCATCTCACACTGACATCCCCGAGATCAATGCTTCTCAGTCAGGCCATCGGAACGGCCATGGGCTGTGTCATTGCCCCCTTGACCTTCTTCCTCTTCTACAAGGCCTTCGACGTGGGGAATCCAGATGGGAATTGGAAGGCTCCTTACGCATTAATTTACAGAAACATGGCTATACTTGGCGTGGAGGGCTTCTCAGCCCTCCCTCGTCATTGCCTACTGCTCTGTTACGCTTTCTTCGGGTTTGCACTGACAGCCAACATACTGAGAGATGCTTTGCCAGCAAAGTATGGATCCTGGGTACCTCTCCCAATGGCCATGGCAGTGCCATTTCTCGTCGGTGCTAGCTTCGCCATCGACATGTTTGTTGGAAGTGTGATAGTTTTCGTCTGGCATAAGCTTAACAGCAAAATTGCCACTTTGATGGTGCCTGCTGTTGCATCTGGTTTGATCTGTGGAGACGGATTGTGGAttctgccatcatctttgcttgcCTTGGCTAAGATCAATCCTCCTATTTGCATGAAGTTTGTAGCTGGTTCATAGAGACGAGCAAACCGGCTGGAGATACACCACACACCATGCTTTTGCACATGAAACCATTTACGATATGAATTCATCTCCTTCGAAATATAGATTATGCCATAAGCAAGAATAAGGCATCAGCTTTTCCTCAGAGATCAAGGGAAACAGAAATGGAAAAATAGGAGCTAATTTTGCTTTTTTGTTCTATGGAAACAAGAGAATCAAGTCTTCTCTGTTGTTTCTCTATTGTAGACTATGTTTTATCTTCATCCGTGTGCTGTGAGACCTTCAAGTATGTGTGTATTTAGTGGAAAGGGTTTGTAACTCTTCACATTGGTTAAACTTTTTAAGTTTCATCTTTGTTTTATTTACATTATTGAGACGGAGCAAGACGCCTGCAACTAGGATGAATTGACGATCTGCGTTAATTCATTAAAGTGGAAAAGGAGAAACCGAATGTACAATGTCATAGTGCACACTGGAAGTAGCAAGTTGATCAAATCCACAAAAAGTTCCATCTTTACTGATATTATACAAAATTTAACATACAGGTTCTGCATCAATAGAATACAGTGAGAACTGAGATAGCAACAGAGCACCTGCATCATAACCTATCTGCACTAGGCAAACTAAGGTACACTCAAAATAGTCTCATCATTGTCGCGTAGAGGTGTCCGCGGTCCAGTATGTCTTAACAGCCACCAGGAGTTTCTCAGGGTTGAACGGTCCAGTTTCGTGATCCATGATCTGACTCTTCCATCTCATATGATTTGTTATCGACTGAACTTTTATAAGGACCTCTATGACGTCCCGTATGATCACTGTTCCTTCTGGTCTTAGTATCCTGTCCATCTCCAACAGAATGTATGTGAAGTTACCCCTGCAAATAGAAATTATGAACGATACACCTTCTGCAACAACGCGAACGCTACATTTTTCTTAAACGAAAAACTAAATGTTACCTGCCCTGATAAGTGCTGAAAATTCCATTAGCATGGATCAGATCATAAGTTCTAGGATAAGTGGAGAAGGCTTCATGCCAGTCATGATATGTTCCGATAAGCCCCCTTTCATAGATCACACCGAGAGTATCAAGTTTTGAATTTGCAGGTACCACATTCATCACCCACACAGGATACTTCGTCAAAACTGCTGCAAATCCACCCAGATACGCGTTCATGTCCATCACATTTCTGTATTGACCTTTAGACAATCCTGGAATGATTCTTTTGTAGTGAGCTACCCGTTCTTGCCACAATTGAGTGTCGTCTTCAAATGTCTTAGCGGTTAATCCAGGAATGGAATCGCTGCTTATCCTTGGTGGAACAGCAAATGCCCTCTCAGGCCATTTTTTGAGCTTACCACCTGCAACCTCATCCTGATTACTCACTTCTGGTAGAGGGGTTATGCAAGCCTCCATTTTCTTATACCTGAAAAGATCATGAATCAAGCGAAATCAATATGTAGGATCTCTTTAAGGGTTTAGTTGTTCTTACCAAGCAGCATCAGCATTTCCATTCTTGCAAATGCGAGGTGTTTTATAGATCCTTCGGCTTTCTTTGCATTCAATATGATTGATTGGCTTTTGCCAAACCGCAAGATCATCTTTCTCAACTAGTTTCTTCCAGCATAGACGCTTAGCGACATCCTCTATTGAATCTTGCTCTTTCTTTAAGTTTTCTTGAGTTCTTTCCCAGCCTCTATAGTGCTTCTTCCAATTGATTGGAGGACCCGAAAGAATCCAATAACCACCCGGTCTCAGAACTCGATCAACTTCAGTTAGATATAAACCATCTGATACATAGATAGATTCACGCATATGTTATTTGATCCAGTAAGAACGGGTTGTTGGATTTGTTTGGTGTTGAATTACCATAAGCTTGCCAGGGTATAAGACATCGGGAACAATGAGCCATATCAAAAGCTCGAGCTGGGTAAGGCAGTCTCTGTGTTGCCATCACCCCGATCATGGCAGGAACTCCTCGCTCCAAAGCAAACTGAACTTGAGCTTCGTGCGTATCTCTTGGAGCAAATGACATTGTAATGATATCCCTCTTCAGAAGATAAGCACCCCAACTTGCAACCTACAATAACCTCTCGGTAATCAGATTGATTCAAGAGCAAGTAACACCAAAGACTCAAATAAGAAATCGACTTACTCCACAGCCTGTGTCAATGGCAGTCCTAATGTTACCATCAGTTAACGAGATGAGAGCATTGATGTCATCAATGTAAACATCAGCTCCATGTGGAAACATTGTTCCACCACCGGGGAACCTGAAACGATCACCTTCTACTTGGATCCAATTTTGAACAGCCTTCTCGATGCTGAGTTCTTTGTGAGGAATGTTGTCATACCAAGCATAGTCCCTGCACTGAGGCCACTTGAAGGGCGATTTATATTTCGGTGGAGCAGGGATTAGGCACTGGATGAGCTCATCTTCTCCAGGGCAATGTCGCTCTCGGTATGCAAGCATTTCCCTCGAGAACCTCCTTCCCCTAGTTCGGTCTTGGCAAGGAGTGTACTCGCTAAAGTTTAGGTTGCATGGAGGGAATTTCATGCCCACCATGGATGTTTCATCGAGGCCCAATGCATGGTGAGAGTCAAAATCAAGAGTAGCAAGCGAGGAAGATGAGGTGTCGCATCCCACTTTCATATCCAAATCCGATTTAGGATTGACCGTGGTCGAGGAGTTTTGCCAAGCACCAAGTATGTAGAAGATCATACAAAGGCCAGTTACAACCAAGATGTTAGTTATGCGTCGCTTCTTCATTTCCATCTGAAAAATGCTCAAAGATCCAGAGCTGTCTTTGGCCATCAGAACTGTAACATATCGCAAAATGATTCATCATATTTCGAACCAAAGTCCTAACTCTTAGATCAAAACAAACAACTCAAAAGATCAAGCACAAAGGGTAACTGCCCTATGATTTGGGTATGgtgatgaagaagaaaaacaaaataatcttGCAAGAACAGTAATGGTGGCAATGATAGTTTTCCAGAGAAAAAGGCGCTGGTTCATATCCAAGAAGCATAAGACGAGACTTGATGAACCCTAatttggttaagagaagaaacgAATCCATCATCAGTAGACCCTTCAATTATCAAACTAAGAAACCATGTAGACAATTAAACAAACACGTCCAGGGCGAGCAGAAACAAGCATGCTCAGCAATGAAAAGAAACCAACACCAAGACAGCAAGAAGAAACCCTAAACACACTTGCATCGTATGACCAACCTTTCCCTGTAAGTGGAAGaacgaagaagaagagaaagctaccAAATATCCATAATACACATCCCCAAGTTGATCCAAGAAGGCCacaatagatagatagatagataccTTCCTGAGGATTTTAATGAACACAGCATATGCAAAAGGACCAGAGGTCAGAGACCAAAGTCCTCACATGGGCCAGCCATTAGAAAACCCTGAAATCACGTTAAAGACATGGCCATACATACCTGAACAAGCTTCTGCCTTTCTGCTTTTTCTCTGATCGATGGCAAGAGAAAGTGACCCACTGGAACTCTTGAGCCTTCAAGTTgcaaaaaggcgggtcccgccgcccagcggccccctcacccctgccccacgagtatgagagggagtaaatcacggtgaatacggacCCGGCGATGACAAACTCTTGAGCCTTCAAGAACAAATGATTGATGGTTCTTTATTATGCTGTAGATCTCTAGCTCATTGTGTTGCTAAGCTTCATTTGATTTGGTCATTTCCATGGAATAGAACTGTGAGGGTCAAGTTTAAGAGAGATTTTCCAGCCTGAAAATGCTCTGGTTTTATCACTTTGTAGACCTGttttgtccttttttttttttttttggtcaagATTTCTTTTTTTGCTTTGTGACAAAAGACATGTTACTTTGACTTTCGGCAACCCTTTTGAATTAAGAAAGGAATCTTGGTCTCAGCCATGCATGGTGCAATCTTGCCATAAATGACTGCGAGTGAGTTTAGGGTCGCAATAAATGATTCAGGGAAGCTGCAGATCAGATGCAGTGGCCGATATAAATGAACATTAATGACTagtgtatttattttttattttttttactatgatATAATATCGGTATACGTTATTGATATGACAGATAATAATGATGATAtatgataaaaaattaaaataagaaataaaaataataatgagaAGTTAAAAAGATATGATAATTAAAAGTCAAGAATACATGATAGTtagaagttaaaaaaatattaataattaataattaataattaaaaggaTGTGATAGTTAACAGTCAGGAGGATGGGATAATTAGTAGTTGGGAAAAGAAGATATAGGATCGTCTGGTGCCATCAGCCGTATGATGCCGGGGTGAGCGATTACAGATCAGGATCCCAGACCTCAATCAGGATGTACAACTAGAGTGATGCCCGACCTGCTCCGACTGGTCGGGGTTTCACAACGCAGTCATATTCAGGCATGATTTTCTCAGTAAACCAACTCCCGATCAGCTCTTGGGTGATCTCGCCATAGCTCTTCATGCTCCTTAAGACTTAGGCTAGGTGTTATACCTGACAGATCACCCCGAGCTGCCCCTAGTTATACCTATGTGGGACAGAAGATGTTACGCgacaacaaggtcagggaatTGTAACCATCTGTCCGAGAATAACTGTTgtatgtcagagaatattccaatggtctacGGTCATTTGAGAATGGAACCTTCTTCCAGTCCACGAGAGGGTGGCATGCGTCCTCCATCACTAAATAGGTCCTGATACTCGACATTCCCTGGCATCGGTCATACTCTAGAGGtacgcattgtcatataaaaagggagatcctTTCCCTTGAGCAAGTACGCTCTTTCGCACATTTGCACTtgtcttctatttttctttctccttcgtacaTTATTCTTCCAGGGGAAAAGCacttgacttgagtgtcggagggtctgtgtcagagactttttccctggtgtCTGGTTTCTAACATTCCGTGTGCTTGTATAAGTGTGCGCAGAGCTCCAAGTACTGAAGTACCACCGCTTCAGTGACCGCTGTTCGTCAGCGCCGCGTGAGGGCCCATTCTCTTGGGTACGTGCGATAAGGGCGTCCTAGTCATCTCTTCGTCAACCCCAGCAACAGCTCATCCtgccttcgtctgactcagattttgGACAGGATTAATTTGTATTCGTCTATGGGAATctccttcacctgttctggaatgTGAAGATGAAGGATACCGGAAGAATCAATATCACCATGACAGCAGCAGAATATGAActgttcaaggaggccaagaggcgagcgGCTTTCGAAAAACAAACCATTGCTTCATGACCGTACAAGATGCCTGCGATTTCCAAGGACCcgatgttagaatgtatactaaaagcctagcttttggtataaacatttatctagaaataagaatcacattggtcaaatgtctacatttatgataaatgtagttgttcaattaatattgtaaaaaaaaaaaaaggtagatccgctaccttagcggcccccctagtgccggccccacggatatggagggaggttcatgcaggtacacaggccataggcgctgttcaattaatattgtagataacatggtgtgtggtgtcacacatagaagatcatgttattagtaccttataaattataaacagtagctcacgaccaagatggaaaggaacaaaccattggaaggtcgtagtgtaattaggtattagtttatcttaactatataattacactagtacacttagagtgtattgagtaggaccattagatgtcgtttcttttatactgactttataaaggaacaaatacctcagttattatggaagtgtgtgctcttaatcccaatataataacaaacacatatatttgatatttatttctttaatttatcaatgggtgagatttagttcgataaatcaataatcccgataagttgggaaatgatatcacttatagtgtgtgttgttgattatagaaggaaactgtgtcctagtaatctaggttgagaatgtccccaagaggagctcataaggattgtcatgttaaaccttgcaggtggacttagtccgacatgacgatgaggttgagtggtactactcttggactaagatattaattaaatgagttgtcagtaactcacttaattagtggacattcgacatcttaaacacagggagactaacacactcataataagaaggagcccaaaaatgtaatttgggattggtgcggtagttcaataataattctttagtggaatgaattattattgatgaagctaagttgtgtgttcggggcgaacacaggatgcttaattt from Zingiber officinale cultivar Zhangliang chromosome 5B, Zo_v1.1, whole genome shotgun sequence encodes the following:
- the LOC121984993 gene encoding probable metal-nicotianamine transporter YSL9; the encoded protein is MEERRRNKKGMPATGRFEIAQMGELEELQEIEKVEDLEEAMEAPVLGPNGTIPPWSKQITVRGIAASLAIGIIYSFVVMKLNLTTGLVPTLNVSAALLAFVVLKSWTKLLHKIGVATTPFTRQENTVVQTCAVACYSIAVGGGFGSYLLGLNRKTYEQAGVDTPGNSPGNYKEPGIGWMTAFLFTVSFVGLLALVPLRKIMIIDYKLAYPSGTATAVLINGFHTPRGDKLAKKQVYGFAKYFTVSFLWSFFQWFFTGGVACGFSQFPTFGLKAWEQTFFFDFSLTYVGAGMICSHIVNLSLLLGAVMSWGIMWPLLSRLKGDWYSDSLPASSMRSLQGYKVFISIALILGDGLYNFLKVLAFTVRSMHSRAVCNNPNKVADLDRDNKILDDKLHNELFVKEHIPVWLVYSGYVLFAVISIISIPLMFPELKWYYVVVAYILAPALGFCNAYGTGLTDMNMAYNYGKVSLFILAACAGKESGVVAGLIGCGLIKSVVYICADLMHDFKTGHLTLTSPRSMLLSQAIGTAMGCVIAPLTFFLFYKAFDVGNPDGNWKAPYALIYRNMAILGVEGFSALPRHCLLLCYAFFGFALTANILRDALPAKYGSWVPLPMAMAVPFLVGASFAIDMFVGSVIVFVWHKLNSKIATLMVPAVASGLICGDGLWILPSSLLALAKINPPICMKFVAGS
- the LOC121984994 gene encoding probable methyltransferase PMT17, with product MAKDSSGSLSIFQMEMKKRRITNILVVTGLCMIFYILGAWQNSSTTVNPKSDLDMKVGCDTSSSSLATLDFDSHHALGLDETSMVGMKFPPCNLNFSEYTPCQDRTRGRRFSREMLAYRERHCPGEDELIQCLIPAPPKYKSPFKWPQCRDYAWYDNIPHKELSIEKAVQNWIQVEGDRFRFPGGGTMFPHGADVYIDDINALISLTDGNIRTAIDTGCGVASWGAYLLKRDIITMSFAPRDTHEAQVQFALERGVPAMIGVMATQRLPYPARAFDMAHCSRCLIPWQAYDGLYLTEVDRVLRPGGYWILSGPPINWKKHYRGWERTQENLKKEQDSIEDVAKRLCWKKLVEKDDLAVWQKPINHIECKESRRIYKTPRICKNGNADAAWYKKMEACITPLPEVSNQDEVAGGKLKKWPERAFAVPPRISSDSIPGLTAKTFEDDTQLWQERVAHYKRIIPGLSKGQYRNVMDMNAYLGGFAAVLTKYPVWVMNVVPANSKLDTLGVIYERGLIGTYHDWHEAFSTYPRTYDLIHANGIFSTYQGRGNFTYILLEMDRILRPEGTVIIRDVIEVLIKVQSITNHMRWKSQIMDHETGPFNPEKLLVAVKTYWTADTSTRQ